TTACAGAGTAATCCCGAGATATACGGACGAGATGGTAGAGCAAAACTTAGAGAAATTGCAAACCGATTTGGTTGAGACAGAACAACGCCTAGCTGCGATAATTGACTCATTCATTGAGCTTGGTGTTTATGTTTATGATTTCCCAGGAACTGAAGATTCAATGCAAGGTATGGTTACCAACATGCAACGTAATGTTGACCGtatgaaacaattgaatcaaCAAGCTAACGATCCCGAGTCACAACTACAGAATTTCCTAGTACCATTGGACGTTTTACAGTATATAGAAGACGGAAGGAACCCCGATGTGTACACAAGAGAGTTTGTAGAGGCGATCCGTCGGTCCAACCAGTACCAACGCGCAAAGATACACGGCCTCAACAAGCTCCGCGATTCGTTAGCTGAAAAGATCATCGACGA
The genomic region above belongs to Kluyveromyces lactis strain NRRL Y-1140 chromosome B complete sequence and contains:
- the NUT2 gene encoding mediator complex subunit NUT2 (similar to uniprot|Q06213 Saccharomyces cerevisiae YPR168W NUT2 Component of the RNA polymerase II mediator complex which is required for transcriptional activation and also has a role in basal transcription), which translates into the protein MVEQNLEKLQTDLVETEQRLAAIIDSFIELGVYVYDFPGTEDSMQGMVTNMQRNVDRMKQLNQQANDPESQLQNFLVPLDVLQYIEDGRNPDVYTREFVEAIRRSNQYQRAKIHGLNKLRDSLAEKIIDELPELQPHVESIIARTSPQRTDPISPSIVDKP